A stretch of the Streptomyces sp. NBC_00078 genome encodes the following:
- a CDS encoding MFS transporter, whose protein sequence is MSAEVLRMPDRAFSRAHVHAVAGCYFVASFAALGLPPYLTEILPELGDPGARWAGVLYVVPTVFGALGAPLWGRLADRHGRKRLLLRAQLGLAVAFLLAGWADSLATFTVALVLQGILGGTFAASNGYLGAALEGPALSRALTLMQGSARAALVVAPIVIGSLSGWLSPHRQYALLAVLPLTAALLLAALPEPERAAPESERVVETTCAGETPVISLRALYALEFAFVFSTVISFPYLIALVDDRLPGTSPTLSGVLFALPHLCYLVSALPVHSAFRDRPRAGIALGFTCIALGLAGHGLAGSLATLVAVRLLLGAGLTLGLVCLSVLAADCAKGRSPGGMFGSLEFFSKAGAVAAGLAAAAGSARFGPAAPVLTGSAAAAVTVVATVMTSSFPPLNRTRRSR, encoded by the coding sequence ATGAGCGCCGAAGTCCTGCGGATGCCGGACCGGGCGTTCAGCCGGGCGCATGTGCACGCGGTGGCCGGTTGCTACTTCGTGGCGTCCTTCGCGGCGCTCGGGCTGCCGCCGTATCTCACCGAGATCCTGCCGGAGCTGGGCGACCCGGGAGCCCGCTGGGCGGGGGTGCTGTACGTCGTGCCGACCGTGTTCGGTGCGCTCGGCGCCCCGCTGTGGGGACGGCTCGCCGACCGTCACGGCCGAAAGCGGCTGCTGCTGCGCGCCCAGTTGGGGCTCGCCGTGGCCTTTCTGCTCGCGGGCTGGGCGGACTCCCTGGCCACGTTCACCGTGGCACTCGTCCTGCAGGGCATCCTGGGCGGCACCTTCGCCGCGTCCAACGGGTACCTGGGCGCCGCCCTGGAGGGGCCCGCCCTGTCCAGGGCGCTCACCCTGATGCAGGGCAGCGCCCGAGCCGCGCTGGTCGTGGCGCCGATCGTGATCGGTTCACTGTCGGGCTGGCTGTCGCCTCACCGCCAGTACGCCCTGCTCGCGGTACTGCCGCTGACGGCCGCCCTGTTGCTGGCGGCCCTGCCCGAACCGGAGCGTGCCGCACCGGAGTCGGAGCGAGTCGTCGAGACCACCTGCGCCGGCGAGACGCCGGTGATCTCCCTCAGGGCCCTGTACGCCCTGGAGTTCGCCTTCGTCTTCTCCACCGTCATCTCCTTCCCCTATCTGATCGCGCTGGTCGACGACCGTCTCCCGGGCACCTCCCCGACCCTCTCCGGCGTGCTGTTCGCCCTGCCACACCTGTGCTATCTGGTGTCGGCGCTGCCCGTGCACTCCGCGTTCCGCGACCGGCCCCGGGCCGGGATCGCGCTCGGGTTCACCTGCATCGCGCTCGGTCTCGCGGGGCACGGGCTCGCCGGTTCCCTGGCGACGCTGGTCGCCGTCCGGCTGCTGCTGGGCGCGGGCCTCACCCTCGGCCTGGTGTGTCTGTCGGTCCTGGCCGCCGACTGCGCCAAAGGACGCTCACCGGGCGGGATGTTCGGCTCACTGGAGTTCTTCTCCAAGGCCGGCGCGGTCGCCGCCGGCCTGGCCGCCGCGGCGGGCAGCGCCCGCTTCGGCCCGGCCGCACCCGTACTGACGGGCAGCGCGGCCGCCGCCGTCACCGTCGTCGCCACCGTGATGACCTCGTCCTTCCCCCCGCTGAACCGCACTCGCAGGAGCCGCTGA
- a CDS encoding IucA/IucC family siderophore biosynthesis protein — MPSLSLPRTSSGGTPVSLRPPGSGAVLPSADDAVAHTLLNCLLREVSGPEHQSVVADGHLLLRLPRRGVLLRIALRRTSLLGAHRFTGPVSEQGDGGWSEVDWRRLAEYTHDELSLRTGVRNEEFLDQIASSHGAVSTSLAAPRSARLPEDRLSAYLSSEQSLLFGHRFHPTPKARTGDPGAWAAYAPEVGASFPLRHLAVRAHLIAEEFADPSATALLDGLRTDVPQGYRLLPAHPWQYETLRAHPALGAALDRGDILDLGPGGRPFAATASVRTLYDGETFLKFSLNVRITNCLRKNSSYELAGAVALTGVLGPALADLADRFPGSAVLREPAYRTLALPGPDGSADRELFEGFGVIVREGLPRRLAPGTVPLLAAAVADEYPTGPAHISRLLDGADVRTTLAWWSAYLDLLVPPVLAAYFDHGLVFEPHLQNVLICVGADGMPAQVLFRDLEGTKLVPEHHADTLAALPPEVAGPMTYDAQRGWDRVVYCLLVNHVAELLAALADLHPQAEAALWARVRATLQTYSDRYGCPPRLAALLAGVPLPAKTNLLTRWERKADRDAGYVRLPSPLAEDVLRDTTGSTR, encoded by the coding sequence ATGCCCTCGCTGAGCCTCCCCCGGACCTCGTCCGGGGGGACCCCCGTCTCGCTTCGCCCGCCCGGCAGCGGGGCCGTACTCCCTTCCGCCGACGACGCCGTGGCCCACACGCTCCTCAACTGCCTGCTGCGCGAGGTCTCCGGACCCGAGCACCAGTCGGTCGTCGCCGATGGGCACCTCCTGCTGCGACTGCCGCGCCGCGGAGTGCTGCTGCGCATCGCCCTGCGCCGCACCTCGCTGCTCGGCGCACACCGGTTCACCGGCCCCGTGAGCGAACAGGGCGACGGCGGTTGGTCGGAGGTGGACTGGCGGCGCCTGGCCGAGTACACGCACGACGAGCTGTCGCTGCGCACGGGCGTGCGCAACGAGGAGTTCCTCGACCAGATCGCCTCCAGCCACGGCGCCGTCTCCACGTCGCTCGCCGCCCCGCGCTCCGCCCGCCTCCCGGAGGACCGTCTCTCGGCCTACCTGTCCTCCGAGCAGTCGCTGCTTTTCGGGCACCGCTTCCACCCGACGCCCAAGGCCCGCACCGGCGACCCGGGCGCCTGGGCCGCGTACGCGCCGGAGGTCGGCGCCTCCTTCCCGCTACGGCACCTCGCCGTCCGCGCCCACCTGATCGCCGAGGAGTTCGCGGACCCGTCGGCGACGGCCCTGCTGGACGGGCTGCGCACGGACGTGCCGCAGGGATACCGGCTGCTGCCCGCCCACCCCTGGCAGTACGAGACGCTCCGGGCGCATCCGGCTCTGGGCGCCGCGCTCGACCGCGGCGACATCCTCGACCTCGGCCCGGGCGGACGCCCCTTCGCCGCCACCGCGTCGGTGCGGACCCTGTACGACGGGGAGACCTTCCTCAAGTTCAGCCTGAACGTCCGGATCACCAACTGCCTGCGCAAGAACAGCAGTTACGAGCTGGCCGGGGCCGTGGCACTCACCGGCGTACTGGGTCCGGCACTCGCCGACCTGGCCGACCGTTTCCCCGGCAGCGCCGTGCTACGCGAGCCGGCCTACCGCACGCTCGCCCTGCCCGGCCCGGACGGCTCCGCCGACCGCGAGCTGTTCGAGGGCTTCGGCGTCATCGTCCGCGAGGGCCTGCCGCGCCGTCTCGCGCCGGGCACGGTCCCCCTGCTCGCGGCGGCCGTCGCCGACGAGTACCCGACCGGTCCCGCACACATCTCCCGCCTGCTCGACGGGGCGGACGTACGGACGACCCTCGCCTGGTGGTCGGCCTACCTCGACCTGCTCGTCCCTCCCGTCCTGGCCGCCTACTTCGACCACGGCCTGGTCTTCGAGCCCCATCTGCAGAACGTCCTGATCTGTGTCGGCGCCGACGGGATGCCCGCCCAGGTCCTCTTCCGGGACCTGGAGGGCACCAAGCTGGTCCCCGAACACCACGCCGACACCCTGGCCGCGCTGCCGCCCGAGGTCGCAGGCCCGATGACGTACGACGCGCAGCGCGGCTGGGACCGGGTCGTGTACTGCCTGCTCGTCAACCACGTCGCCGAGCTGCTCGCCGCCCTCGCCGACCTGCACCCGCAGGCGGAGGCGGCCCTGTGGGCCCGGGTGCGAGCCACGCTCCAGACGTACTCCGACCGCTACGGCTGCCCGCCCCGCCTCGCCGCCCTGCTCGCCGGGGTGCCCCTGCCCGCCAAGACCAACCTGCTCACCCGCTGGGAACGCAAGGCGGACCGGGACGCCGGCTACGTGCGGCTGCCCTCCCCGCTCGCCGAGGACGTCCTGCGCGACACGACCGGGAGCACCCGATGA
- a CDS encoding type III PLP-dependent enzyme has protein sequence MTGPTPAVHDRVRSLSSAELPAYVYDLAALRTHAATVRAALPDRVEVYYAAKANPEPEILGTLGPYVDGYEVSSGGELAHVAEAVPGRALAFGGPGKTPDEVTAALELGVDRFHVESEYELRMLGELAQRCAPGRRVAVLPRVNLPVPEGSLAGSSLAMGGRPTPFGLDPGRAVDVVRALTDGTYPHLELRGVHAHLASGLEASEQLAVAGAVVDWAMSLGAPLAEVNVGGGMTVDYTEPERRFDWTAYGSGLARLTEAHPGLTLRIEPGRALTAYCGWYATEVLDVKRSHGEEFAVVRGGTHHLRTPATKGHDQPCTVLASENWPHPWPRPAAGSERVTLAGQLCTPKDVLARQVPAPGLRAGDRVVFSLAGAYAWNISHHDFLMHPRPGFHFLDAASGAPTAE, from the coding sequence ATGACCGGCCCGACCCCCGCGGTCCACGACCGCGTCCGGTCTCTCTCCTCGGCCGAACTGCCCGCATACGTCTATGACTTGGCGGCGCTGCGCACGCATGCCGCCACCGTCCGGGCCGCGCTTCCCGATCGGGTCGAGGTGTACTACGCCGCCAAGGCCAACCCTGAGCCGGAGATCCTGGGCACGCTGGGCCCGTACGTCGACGGGTACGAGGTCTCCTCGGGCGGTGAGCTCGCCCACGTGGCCGAGGCGGTGCCGGGCCGCGCTCTTGCCTTCGGCGGTCCCGGCAAGACGCCGGACGAGGTGACGGCCGCGTTGGAGCTGGGCGTTGACCGTTTCCATGTGGAGAGCGAGTACGAGCTGCGCATGCTGGGCGAGTTGGCGCAGAGGTGTGCGCCGGGGCGGCGGGTCGCGGTGCTGCCTCGGGTCAACCTGCCGGTGCCGGAGGGGTCGCTGGCGGGAAGTTCGCTGGCGATGGGAGGTCGTCCGACGCCGTTCGGGCTGGATCCGGGGAGGGCCGTGGACGTCGTCCGGGCGCTGACCGACGGCACGTATCCGCACCTCGAACTGCGGGGCGTGCACGCCCACTTGGCCAGTGGACTGGAGGCGTCCGAGCAGCTGGCCGTGGCCGGGGCGGTCGTGGACTGGGCCATGAGTCTCGGTGCTCCGCTCGCCGAGGTGAACGTCGGTGGCGGTATGACCGTCGACTACACCGAGCCGGAGCGCCGCTTCGACTGGACCGCGTACGGCAGCGGGCTGGCCCGTCTCACCGAGGCACACCCCGGACTGACCCTGCGCATCGAGCCGGGGCGGGCGTTGACGGCGTACTGCGGCTGGTACGCCACCGAGGTGCTGGACGTGAAGCGCAGTCACGGCGAGGAGTTCGCCGTCGTACGGGGCGGCACCCATCATCTGCGGACCCCGGCGACGAAGGGGCACGATCAGCCCTGCACCGTGCTGGCGTCGGAGAACTGGCCGCATCCGTGGCCGCGTCCGGCCGCCGGGAGCGAGCGGGTCACCCTGGCAGGGCAGCTGTGCACACCCAAGGACGTACTGGCCCGCCAGGTGCCCGCGCCCGGACTCAGGGCCGGTGACCGGGTGGTGTTCTCGCTGGCGGGCGCTTACGCGTGGAACATCTCTCACCACGACTTCCTGATGCACCCCCGGCCCGGATTCCACTTCCTCGACGCCGCATCCGGCGCTCCCACGGCGGAGTGA
- a CDS encoding nuclear transport factor 2 family protein gives MGTAATPAFNADTLRRGVEGHTAADLLSLYADDAQVRIVDRNTQPSKPKVLHGRGEIGALFEDIYSRDMTHKVDHCIIQGDHAAYTQSCEYSDGTRVLAESMITLRDGKITEEILIQAWDE, from the coding sequence ATGGGCACCGCGGCAACCCCTGCCTTCAACGCCGACACCCTGCGCCGGGGCGTCGAGGGACACACGGCGGCAGATCTTCTGTCGCTCTACGCGGACGACGCGCAAGTGCGCATCGTCGACCGCAACACCCAACCCAGCAAGCCCAAGGTCCTGCACGGTCGCGGCGAGATCGGCGCGCTGTTCGAGGACATCTACAGCCGTGACATGACGCACAAGGTGGATCACTGCATCATCCAGGGCGACCATGCCGCCTACACCCAGTCCTGCGAGTACTCGGACGGTACACGCGTCCTGGCCGAGTCGATGATCACGTTGCGCGACGGAAAGATCACCGAAGAGATCCTGATCCAGGCATGGGACGAGTAG
- a CDS encoding bifunctional 5,10-methylenetetrahydrofolate dehydrogenase/5,10-methenyltetrahydrofolate cyclohydrolase, producing the protein MSQARLMDGTSLARRIVEDTAERAAGLTERTGTAPCLAAVLVGEDPASVTYVRMKQNRCRKAGIESRHVALPAATTTGELVGTLRSLSDDPGVHGILLQHPMGEHIDERAAFEAIAPEKDVDGVTFASFATMSFGLPGFVSCTPGGIMRLLDAYDVDPSGKRAVVVGRSAILGKPVGMLLLARDATVTYCHSRTRELSSVVREADIVVAAVGRPRLIRGEDVKPGAVVIDAGYNPGNVGDVDFGSAVERAGLITPVPGGVGPMTIATLLEQTVDAAVRQLGA; encoded by the coding sequence ATGTCTCAGGCCCGGCTCATGGACGGCACCTCGCTCGCCCGGCGGATCGTCGAGGACACCGCCGAGCGGGCGGCCGGCCTCACCGAACGCACCGGCACGGCGCCCTGTCTGGCGGCGGTGCTGGTCGGCGAGGACCCCGCCTCCGTCACCTATGTCCGCATGAAGCAGAACCGCTGCCGCAAGGCCGGCATCGAATCCCGCCACGTGGCACTGCCCGCGGCCACGACCACCGGGGAACTCGTCGGCACCCTGCGCTCACTGTCCGACGACCCCGGCGTACACGGCATCCTGCTGCAGCACCCGATGGGTGAACACATCGACGAGCGGGCCGCGTTCGAGGCGATCGCGCCCGAGAAGGACGTGGACGGCGTCACCTTCGCCTCCTTCGCGACGATGAGCTTCGGCCTGCCGGGCTTCGTGTCGTGCACGCCGGGCGGCATCATGCGGCTGCTCGACGCGTACGACGTCGACCCGTCCGGCAAGCGGGCCGTCGTAGTGGGCCGCAGCGCCATCCTCGGCAAGCCGGTCGGCATGCTGCTGCTCGCCCGGGACGCGACGGTGACGTACTGCCACTCGCGCACCCGGGAGCTGTCCTCCGTGGTCCGGGAGGCCGACATCGTGGTGGCTGCCGTGGGCCGGCCGCGGCTGATCCGGGGCGAGGACGTGAAGCCCGGCGCGGTCGTGATCGATGCCGGCTACAACCCGGGCAACGTGGGCGACGTGGACTTCGGCTCCGCCGTGGAGCGTGCCGGTCTCATCACTCCCGTGCCGGGCGGCGTCGGCCCGATGACGATCGCCACACTGCTGGAGCAGACCGTCGATGCCGCCGTCCGGCAGCTCGGGGCGTGA
- a CDS encoding CU044_5270 family protein, producing MADELELLRRANPAPTDGPRYGDGPLDHHAERRLGQLLHEQLPGGRRTRLVWSLAATAVVAATVLTLTLGGPSTTPAVAAPRALVVQSDSTPVPLEQLAARAERQAAADGAPNLRKGTHVQSWSMGMSDDKPPVTLPEERVVRWKADGSHTELVVATDPRHPGRPVLRDEGGDPHLVEDGHVISRQTYPPSWSDAPPESPPPRETARLRAYLREATYTHTALDTPGLLDAVQVLLDNWTLGARESATLARLLAGTDGLRPVGQVTDRLGRRGQAYVYDAPGYRRMLIMNPATGAVLGLETVLTKAEPEYGVRAGDVEDYSAWMR from the coding sequence ATGGCTGACGAACTCGAACTCCTGCGCCGCGCCAACCCGGCGCCGACCGACGGCCCCCGCTACGGCGACGGCCCCCTCGACCACCACGCCGAGCGCCGGCTCGGCCAGTTGCTGCACGAACAGCTTCCGGGCGGCCGCCGCACCCGGCTCGTGTGGAGTCTCGCGGCCACCGCGGTCGTCGCCGCGACCGTGCTGACGCTGACGCTCGGCGGCCCGAGCACGACCCCCGCGGTCGCCGCACCCCGCGCGCTCGTCGTCCAGAGCGACTCCACCCCCGTACCCCTGGAACAGCTCGCCGCCCGGGCAGAGCGGCAGGCGGCCGCGGACGGGGCGCCCAACCTGCGCAAGGGCACGCACGTGCAGTCCTGGAGTATGGGCATGAGCGACGACAAGCCCCCGGTCACGCTCCCGGAGGAGCGAGTCGTGCGCTGGAAGGCAGACGGCAGCCACACCGAGCTGGTGGTGGCGACCGACCCGCGGCACCCCGGCCGGCCGGTCCTGCGTGACGAGGGCGGCGATCCGCACCTGGTCGAGGACGGCCATGTCATCAGCAGGCAGACCTACCCGCCGAGCTGGAGCGACGCGCCTCCCGAGTCTCCTCCGCCGCGCGAAACGGCACGGCTGCGCGCCTATCTGCGGGAGGCCACGTACACCCACACCGCGCTCGACACCCCCGGACTCCTCGACGCCGTCCAGGTGCTGCTCGACAACTGGACCCTCGGCGCCCGCGAGTCCGCGACCCTCGCGCGCCTCCTCGCCGGCACCGACGGACTCCGTCCGGTCGGACAGGTGACCGACCGGCTCGGGCGGCGCGGCCAGGCGTACGTGTACGACGCTCCCGGCTATCGCCGGATGCTGATCATGAACCCGGCCACCGGAGCCGTGCTCGGCCTGGAGACCGTCCTCACCAAGGCCGAGCCCGAGTACGGTGTCAGGGCCGGCGACGTGGAGGATTACAGCGCCTGGATGCGCTGA
- a CDS encoding RNA polymerase sigma factor codes for MSNDEIFAAAYREHYWAVSRYVARRLDGRADEVEEVVAEVFTVAWRRRLDLPVSPLPWLYGVARNCLANAVRGYGRRRRLVDRLGNDETAHGRQTVDSPDTEAAGAWVHDALARLSEADREVLRLTAWEELGIDEVAVALGCGSRAASMRLHRARRRLRAEIDRIRPAPTAGPTAAKEHDHG; via the coding sequence ATGAGCAACGACGAGATCTTCGCCGCTGCCTATCGCGAGCACTACTGGGCGGTCAGCCGCTATGTCGCGCGGCGACTGGACGGGCGGGCCGACGAGGTGGAGGAAGTGGTGGCGGAGGTGTTCACGGTCGCCTGGCGGCGCCGCTTGGACCTGCCGGTCTCCCCGCTGCCCTGGTTGTACGGCGTGGCACGCAACTGCCTGGCGAACGCGGTACGCGGCTACGGCCGGCGCCGCCGGCTGGTCGACCGGCTGGGCAACGACGAGACCGCGCACGGCAGACAGACCGTGGACAGCCCCGACACGGAGGCGGCGGGCGCCTGGGTGCACGACGCACTGGCCCGGCTCTCCGAGGCCGATCGGGAGGTGCTGCGCCTGACGGCGTGGGAGGAACTGGGCATCGACGAGGTCGCCGTCGCCCTCGGCTGCGGCAGCCGGGCCGCGTCGATGCGGCTGCACCGCGCCCGGCGCCGGCTCAGAGCCGAGATCGACCGCATACGCCCCGCACCCACGGCCGGTCCGACAGCCGCGAAGGAGCACGACCATGGCTGA
- the ctaD gene encoding cytochrome c oxidase subunit I gives MRHLKWLTTTDHKTIGTLYLVTSFAFFMIGGVMALLMRAELARPGLQIMTNEQFNQAFTMHGTIMLLMFATPLFAGFTNWIMPLQIGAPDVAFPRLNMFAYWLYLFGSTIAVGGFLTPSGAADFGWFAYSPLSDAVRSPGIGADLWIMGLAFSGFGTILGAVNFITTIICMRAPGMTMFRMPIFVWNVLLTAVLVLLAFPVLAAALFALEADRKFGAHVFDAANGGALLWQHLFWFFGHPEVYIIALPFFGIISEVIPVFSRKPMFGYMGLIGATIAIAGLSVTVWAHHMYVTGGVLLPFFSFMTFLIAVPTGVKFFNWIGTMWKGSLSFETPMLWATGFLVTFTFGGLTGVMLASPPIDFHVSDSYFVVAHFHYVVFGTVVFAMFSGFHFWWPKMTGKMLDERLGKITFWTLFIGFHGTFLVQHWLGAEGMQRRIPDYLAVEGFATLNTISTISSFLLGSSMLPFFYNVWKTAKYGKPVGVDDPWGYGRSLEWATSCPPPRHNFVALPRIRSESPAFDLHHAQSPSPARELTAS, from the coding sequence ATGAGGCACCTCAAGTGGTTGACGACCACTGACCACAAGACGATCGGGACGCTCTACCTCGTCACGTCGTTCGCGTTCTTCATGATCGGCGGCGTCATGGCGCTGCTGATGCGCGCCGAGCTCGCCCGGCCCGGTCTGCAGATCATGACGAACGAGCAGTTCAACCAGGCGTTCACGATGCACGGCACGATCATGCTGCTGATGTTCGCGACGCCGCTGTTCGCCGGCTTCACCAACTGGATCATGCCGCTGCAGATCGGCGCCCCGGACGTGGCGTTCCCGCGGCTGAACATGTTCGCCTACTGGCTGTACCTGTTCGGCTCGACCATCGCGGTCGGCGGCTTCCTCACCCCGTCCGGTGCGGCCGACTTCGGCTGGTTCGCCTACTCCCCGCTCTCCGACGCGGTGCGCTCGCCGGGCATCGGCGCCGACCTGTGGATCATGGGCCTGGCCTTCTCCGGCTTCGGCACGATCCTCGGTGCGGTCAACTTCATCACCACCATCATCTGCATGCGCGCGCCCGGCATGACCATGTTCCGCATGCCGATCTTCGTGTGGAACGTGCTGCTGACCGCGGTGCTGGTACTGCTCGCCTTCCCCGTCCTGGCCGCCGCGCTGTTCGCGCTGGAGGCGGATCGGAAGTTCGGGGCACATGTCTTCGACGCGGCCAACGGCGGCGCCCTGCTGTGGCAACACCTCTTCTGGTTCTTCGGCCATCCAGAGGTGTACATCATCGCGCTGCCGTTCTTCGGCATCATCTCCGAGGTCATCCCGGTCTTCTCCCGCAAGCCGATGTTCGGCTACATGGGCCTGATCGGCGCGACCATCGCGATCGCCGGCCTGTCCGTGACGGTGTGGGCCCACCACATGTACGTCACCGGCGGTGTGCTGCTGCCGTTCTTCTCCTTCATGACGTTCCTCATCGCCGTACCGACCGGCGTGAAGTTCTTCAACTGGATCGGAACGATGTGGAAGGGGTCACTGAGTTTCGAGACCCCCATGCTCTGGGCCACCGGCTTCCTGGTCACCTTCACCTTCGGCGGCCTCACCGGTGTGATGCTCGCTTCGCCGCCCATCGACTTCCATGTCTCGGACAGCTACTTCGTGGTGGCGCACTTCCACTACGTGGTGTTCGGCACCGTCGTCTTCGCGATGTTCTCCGGCTTCCACTTCTGGTGGCCGAAGATGACCGGCAAGATGCTCGACGAGCGGCTCGGCAAGATCACGTTCTGGACGCTGTTCATCGGCTTCCACGGCACCTTCCTGGTCCAGCACTGGCTGGGCGCCGAGGGCATGCAGCGCCGGATCCCCGACTATCTGGCGGTGGAGGGGTTCGCGACGCTCAACACGATCTCGACGATCTCCTCGTTCCTGCTGGGCTCGTCGATGCTCCCGTTCTTCTACAACGTGTGGAAGACGGCGAAGTACGGCAAGCCGGTCGGCGTCGACGACCCGTGGGGCTACGGCCGTTCACTGGAGTGGGCCACCTCCTGCCCGCCTCCGCGCCACAACTTCGTCGCCCTTCCCCGCATCCGCAGCGAGTCCCCCGCGTTCGACCTGCACCACGCCCAGTCCCCGTCCCCGGCAAGGGAGTTGACCGCATCGTGA
- a CDS encoding ricin-type beta-trefoil lectin domain protein, which produces MYPPPRSPRRGLVHRCRAAAVRLLALALTVAAALLFAAPGPAQAATTRQIAVPTAPMGWASWNSFAAKIDYNVIKQQVDAFVAAGLPAAGYKYINIDEGWWQGTRDSAGNITVDTGEWPGGMSAIADYIHSKGLKAGIYTDAGKNGCGYYYPTGRPAAANTGSEGHYDQDMLQFSKWGFDFVKVDWCGGDVEGLDAATAYQSISDAVAKATATTGRPLTLSICNWGKQNPWNWAPGQAPMWRTSTDIIYYGNSPSMTNLLSNFDQTLHPTAQHTGYYNDPDMLMVGMDGFTAAQNRTHMNLWAISGAPLLAGNNLATMSSETASILKNPEVVAVDQDPRGLQGVKVAEDTSGLQVYGKALAGTGNRAVVLLNRTSSAQNITVRWSDLGLTDASATVRDLWARTNVGTHGTSYTTSVPAGGSVMLTVTGGTEASSSTYTGTSSFSGVAAGSTGVKIVDVSYTNNTSSARTGTLKVNGQGSTAVSFPPTGAGPGTISVQVGLSKGATNSLTFSGAPTLDSITVRPQPGTDGTQVVGKQSGHCLDIYDHTITNGTQAELWDCNGGQNQAWTYTSRKELVVYGNKCLDAYDNGTTNGTKAVIWDCNGQNNQKWNVNSDGTITNVNAGLCLDAYNNGTANGTFMVLWTCGTGDNQKWTLN; this is translated from the coding sequence ATGTACCCCCCTCCGCGCTCGCCCCGAAGAGGTCTCGTGCACCGGTGCAGAGCCGCCGCCGTACGTCTTCTCGCCCTCGCCCTGACCGTGGCCGCCGCATTGCTGTTCGCGGCTCCGGGCCCGGCACAGGCGGCGACGACTCGTCAGATAGCCGTGCCCACCGCCCCCATGGGCTGGGCCTCCTGGAACAGCTTCGCTGCCAAGATCGACTACAACGTCATCAAGCAGCAGGTCGACGCGTTCGTCGCCGCGGGGCTGCCGGCGGCCGGCTACAAGTACATCAACATCGACGAGGGCTGGTGGCAGGGCACCCGCGACAGCGCCGGCAACATCACCGTCGACACCGGGGAGTGGCCCGGCGGCATGAGCGCCATCGCGGACTACATCCACAGCAAGGGCCTCAAGGCCGGCATCTACACCGACGCGGGCAAGAACGGCTGCGGCTACTACTACCCGACCGGCCGCCCCGCCGCCGCGAACACCGGCAGCGAAGGCCACTACGACCAGGACATGCTCCAGTTCTCCAAGTGGGGCTTCGACTTCGTCAAGGTCGACTGGTGCGGCGGAGACGTCGAGGGACTCGACGCGGCGACGGCGTACCAGTCGATCAGCGACGCGGTCGCCAAGGCGACGGCCACCACCGGCCGCCCGCTCACTCTCTCGATCTGCAACTGGGGCAAGCAGAACCCCTGGAACTGGGCGCCGGGCCAGGCCCCCATGTGGCGCACGAGCACGGACATCATCTACTACGGCAACTCGCCGTCGATGACGAACCTGCTGTCCAACTTCGACCAGACCCTGCACCCCACGGCCCAGCACACCGGCTACTACAACGACCCGGACATGCTCATGGTCGGCATGGACGGCTTCACCGCCGCCCAGAACCGCACCCACATGAACCTGTGGGCCATCTCCGGTGCCCCGCTCCTCGCCGGCAACAACCTCGCCACGATGTCCTCCGAGACCGCCTCGATCCTCAAGAACCCCGAGGTCGTCGCCGTCGACCAGGACCCGCGCGGACTCCAGGGCGTCAAGGTCGCCGAGGACACGAGCGGACTGCAGGTGTACGGCAAGGCGCTGGCCGGCACCGGCAACCGCGCCGTGGTCCTCCTCAACCGCACCTCCTCCGCGCAGAACATCACCGTCCGCTGGTCCGACCTGGGCCTGACCGACGCGTCCGCGACGGTGCGTGATCTGTGGGCGCGCACCAACGTCGGTACCCACGGCACGAGTTACACGACCAGTGTTCCGGCGGGCGGCTCGGTCATGCTGACGGTCACCGGGGGGACCGAGGCGTCGAGCAGCACCTACACCGGCACGTCGAGCTTCAGCGGGGTCGCCGCCGGGAGCACCGGGGTCAAGATCGTCGACGTCTCGTACACGAACAACACCTCCAGTGCCCGCACCGGCACCCTCAAGGTCAACGGCCAGGGCTCCACCGCGGTCTCCTTCCCGCCGACCGGAGCCGGCCCGGGCACGATCTCCGTCCAGGTGGGCCTGTCCAAGGGCGCCACCAACTCGCTCACCTTCTCGGGCGCCCCGACCCTCGACTCGATCACCGTCAGACCCCAGCCCGGTACCGACGGCACCCAGGTCGTCGGCAAGCAGTCCGGACACTGCCTCGACATCTACGACCACACGATCACCAACGGCACCCAGGCCGAGCTGTGGGACTGCAACGGCGGCCAGAACCAGGCCTGGACGTACACCTCCCGCAAGGAACTCGTGGTGTACGGCAACAAGTGCCTGGACGCCTACGACAACGGCACGACCAACGGCACCAAGGCCGTCATCTGGGACTGCAACGGCCAGAACAACCAGAAGTGGAACGTGAACAGCGACGGCACGATCACCAACGTCAACGCGGGCCTGTGCCTGGACGCCTACAACAACGGCACCGCCAACGGCACTTTCATGGTGCTGTGGACGTGCGGTACGGGCGACAACCAGAAGTGGACGCTCAACTAG